A genomic stretch from Peromyscus eremicus chromosome 6, PerEre_H2_v1, whole genome shotgun sequence includes:
- the C6H4orf3 gene encoding uncharacterized protein C4orf3 homolog: protein MEGSQAATGTDGVRERGGSGGAGRREQNRDERPQSGTNGLPKHSYWLDLWLFLLFDLVLFIFVYLLP, encoded by the exons atggaggggagCCAGGCGGCGACGGGGACCGATGGTGTCCGCGAGCGGGGAGGCTCGGGCGGAGCGGGAAGGAGGGAGCAGAACCGAGATGAGCGACCTCAATCCGGGACGAACGGTCTCCCGAAACACTCCTACTGGCTGGATCTCTGGCTTTTCCTCCTTTTCGACCTGGTGTTGTTCATCTTCGTGTACCTCTTGCCCTG A